A genomic region of Arachis hypogaea cultivar Tifrunner chromosome 5, arahy.Tifrunner.gnm2.J5K5, whole genome shotgun sequence contains the following coding sequences:
- the LOC112802472 gene encoding probable cyclic nucleotide-gated ion channel 20, chloroplastic isoform X7 translates to MANLEIEEEPMLSPPQRSHGLQGSDFRARSRSMHIPMVSHREATRTLDSVKTFPQKKSASSSFYSTATHETLHLSSSRRGGGPLRWHRAMTGRLQYNPLQAEFDSIFEGSAWRVPSFCSSCVPGVIHPDSVKQWNKIIAILSLVAIFLDPLFFFLLYVEKHLNCIVISWTMTRPLILLRSINDLVYFMNMLLQFRLAYVSAGSRLRGTDLIDDPKKIARHYLTSYFFLDLFIALPLPQIIVLFVLPRYFGASHAESLLCGVILVQYIPRLFRFLPLLIVQSPEGFIFESAWANFFINILIFILSGHVVGSCWYLFGLQRVNQCLRDACHNSVVTQCMKIIDCGYDRFSHYTSSDSEMWRNNANATACLNSSSGAFDYGIYANVVQLTTHPKIVKKYLYALYWGFQQISTLAGNQTPSDFEFEVLFIMAITGIGLLLFALLIGNIQNYLQALGQRTLEMQLRGRDVEQWMSQFHLPEDLRRKIRHVERYNWAATIGVNAEMLMENMPEDLQRDIRRHLFRFIKRVRIFSMMDEPILDAICEKLRHKIYIKGSNILYNGGLVEKMVFVMHGKLESIEGEDGIRISLTQGDACGEELLQWCLENSLLYTASRKPEKVLRSERTVRALTNVEVFSLRADDLEEVIIRFSRLFQRPRVQAALRYESPYWRSLAATRIQMAWRNRKNRLNQIQV, encoded by the exons ATGGCTAACTTGGAAATAGAAGAGGAGCCAATGCTGTCACCTCCACAACGATCTCATGGACTCCAGGGTTCGGATTTTCGGGCCCGAAGCAGGTCTATGCACATTCCCATGGTCTCCCACCGAGAAGCAACTCGTACACTTGATAGTGTGAAAACCTTTCCCCAGAAGAAGAGTGCTTCATCGTCATTCTATTCCACTGCCACTCATGAAACTCTACATCTTTCTTCGTCCCGCCGCGGCGGTGGCCCACTTAGATGGCATCGTGCTATGACAGGAAGGCTTCAATATAATCCTCTTCAAGCAGAG TTTGATAGTATTTTTGAGGGTTCTGCTTGGAGAGTCCCTTCATTCTGCTCTTCATGTGTTCCTGGAGTTATACATCCTGACAGTGTAAAACAATGGAACAAGATTATAGCTATTTTAAGcttggtggcaatatttttggatccattatttttcttcttattgtaTGTTGAAAAG CATTTGAATTGCATTGTTATCAGTTGGACAATGACGAGACCACTTATTTTACTTAGAAGCATAAATGATTTAGTATATTTCATGAACATGCTTCTCCAG TTTAGGTTGGCTTATGTTTCTGCCGGGTCAAGGTTAAGGGGTACTGATTTAATTGATGATCCAAAGAAAATTGCTCGACATTACCTGACTAGTTATTTCTTTCTTGATTTGTTTATTGCACTTCCTCTACCACAG ATAATAGTATTGTTTGTGCTGCCAAGATATTTCGGAGCGAGTCATGCTGAGAGTCTTTTATGTGGAGTGATCCTTGTGCAGTATATCCCCAGGTTATTCCGATTTTTGCCTCTGCTAATTGTCCAGTCTCCAGAAGGATTCATATTTGAGTCAGCATgggcaaatttttttataaatatcctCATTTTTATACTATCTGGACATGTCGTTGGCTCTTGTTGGTACCTCTTTGGTTTGCAG AGGGTTAATCAATGTTTGCGAGATGCCTGCCATAATTCAGTTGTTACTCAATGCATGAAGATTATTGATTGTGGGTATGACCGTTTCTCACACTATACATCATCAGATTCAGAAATGTGGAGAAACAATGCAAATGCAACTGCTTGTTTGAATTCCTCTTCTGGTGCTTTTGATTATGGGATATACGCCAATGTTGTACAACTTACTACGCATCCTAAAATAGTCAAGAAGTATCTGTATGCACTGTATTGGGGCTTCCAA CAAATCAGTACCCTTGCTGGTAATCAAACCCCTAGTGATTTTGAGTTCGAAGTCCTTTTCATAATGGCAATCACAGGAATAGGACTCTTGCTTTTTGCACTTTTGATCGGAAACATACAAAACTATCTTCAAGCTCTCGGTCAGAG GACACTAGAAATGCAACTTAGAGGCCGTGATGTTGAGCAATGGATGAGCCAGTTTCACTTACCAGAAGATCTTAGAAG GAAAATAAGACATGTTGAACGGTATAATTGGGCTGCAACAATAGGGGTGAATGCGGAAATGCTTATGGAGAATATGCCAGAAGATCTCCAAAGAGACATAAGGCGTCATCTCTTCAGATTCATTAAGAGA GTTCGAATTTTTTCTATGATGGACGAGCCTATTTTAGATGCCATTTGTGAGAAGTTAAGACACAAGATATACATCAAAGGAAGCAATATCTTGTATAATGGTGGTCTAGTGGAGAAGATGGTGTTTGTTATGCATGGGAAATTGGAGAGCATCGAAGGAGAAGATGGAATTAGAATTAGCTTAACCCAAGgggatgcttgtggtgaagaacTCTTGCAGTGGTGTTTGGAGAATTCATTACTCTACACAG CAAGCAGAAAACCAGAAAAAGTCTTGCGTAGTGAAAGGACAGTAAGGGCCTTAACAAATGTGGAGGTGTTTTCACTCCGAGCTGATGACCTTGAAGAAGTAATAATTCGTTTCTCAAGATTATTTCAAAGACCACGTGTTCAAGCAGCCCTAAG GTATGAATCACCTTATTGGAGATCCCTTGCTGCAACACGGATTCAGATGGCGTGGCGAAACAGGAAGAACCGTTTAAATC AAATTCAGGTCTAA
- the LOC112802472 gene encoding probable cyclic nucleotide-gated ion channel 20, chloroplastic isoform X9, producing MANLEIEEEPMLSPPQRSHGLQGSDFRARSRSMHIPMVSHREATRTLDSVKTFPQKKSASSSFYSTATHETLHLSSSRRGGGPLRWHRAMTGRLQYNPLQAEFDSIFEGSAWRVPSFCSSCVPGVIHPDSVKQWNKIIAILSLVAIFLDPLFFFLLYVEKFRLAYVSAGSRLRGTDLIDDPKKIARHYLTSYFFLDLFIALPLPQIIVLFVLPRYFGASHAESLLCGVILVQYIPRLFRFLPLLIVQSPEGFIFESAWANFFINILIFILSGHVVGSCWYLFGLQRVNQCLRDACHNSVVTQCMKIIDCGYDRFSHYTSSDSEMWRNNANATACLNSSSGAFDYGIYANVVQLTTHPKIVKKYLYALYWGFQQISTLAGNQTPSDFEFEVLFIMAITGIGLLLFALLIGNIQNYLQALGQRTLEMQLRGRDVEQWMSQFHLPEDLRRKIRHVERYNWAATIGVNAEMLMENMPEDLQRDIRRHLFRFIKRVRIFSMMDEPILDAICEKLRHKIYIKGSNILYNGGLVEKMVFVMHGKLESIEGEDGIRISLTQGDACGEELLQWCLENSLLYTASRKPEKVLRSERTVRALTNVEVFSLRADDLEEVIIRFSRLFQRPRVQAALRYESPYWRSLAATRIQMAWRNRKNRLNQIQV from the exons ATGGCTAACTTGGAAATAGAAGAGGAGCCAATGCTGTCACCTCCACAACGATCTCATGGACTCCAGGGTTCGGATTTTCGGGCCCGAAGCAGGTCTATGCACATTCCCATGGTCTCCCACCGAGAAGCAACTCGTACACTTGATAGTGTGAAAACCTTTCCCCAGAAGAAGAGTGCTTCATCGTCATTCTATTCCACTGCCACTCATGAAACTCTACATCTTTCTTCGTCCCGCCGCGGCGGTGGCCCACTTAGATGGCATCGTGCTATGACAGGAAGGCTTCAATATAATCCTCTTCAAGCAGAG TTTGATAGTATTTTTGAGGGTTCTGCTTGGAGAGTCCCTTCATTCTGCTCTTCATGTGTTCCTGGAGTTATACATCCTGACAGTGTAAAACAATGGAACAAGATTATAGCTATTTTAAGcttggtggcaatatttttggatccattatttttcttcttattgtaTGTTGAAAAG TTTAGGTTGGCTTATGTTTCTGCCGGGTCAAGGTTAAGGGGTACTGATTTAATTGATGATCCAAAGAAAATTGCTCGACATTACCTGACTAGTTATTTCTTTCTTGATTTGTTTATTGCACTTCCTCTACCACAG ATAATAGTATTGTTTGTGCTGCCAAGATATTTCGGAGCGAGTCATGCTGAGAGTCTTTTATGTGGAGTGATCCTTGTGCAGTATATCCCCAGGTTATTCCGATTTTTGCCTCTGCTAATTGTCCAGTCTCCAGAAGGATTCATATTTGAGTCAGCATgggcaaatttttttataaatatcctCATTTTTATACTATCTGGACATGTCGTTGGCTCTTGTTGGTACCTCTTTGGTTTGCAG AGGGTTAATCAATGTTTGCGAGATGCCTGCCATAATTCAGTTGTTACTCAATGCATGAAGATTATTGATTGTGGGTATGACCGTTTCTCACACTATACATCATCAGATTCAGAAATGTGGAGAAACAATGCAAATGCAACTGCTTGTTTGAATTCCTCTTCTGGTGCTTTTGATTATGGGATATACGCCAATGTTGTACAACTTACTACGCATCCTAAAATAGTCAAGAAGTATCTGTATGCACTGTATTGGGGCTTCCAA CAAATCAGTACCCTTGCTGGTAATCAAACCCCTAGTGATTTTGAGTTCGAAGTCCTTTTCATAATGGCAATCACAGGAATAGGACTCTTGCTTTTTGCACTTTTGATCGGAAACATACAAAACTATCTTCAAGCTCTCGGTCAGAG GACACTAGAAATGCAACTTAGAGGCCGTGATGTTGAGCAATGGATGAGCCAGTTTCACTTACCAGAAGATCTTAGAAG GAAAATAAGACATGTTGAACGGTATAATTGGGCTGCAACAATAGGGGTGAATGCGGAAATGCTTATGGAGAATATGCCAGAAGATCTCCAAAGAGACATAAGGCGTCATCTCTTCAGATTCATTAAGAGA GTTCGAATTTTTTCTATGATGGACGAGCCTATTTTAGATGCCATTTGTGAGAAGTTAAGACACAAGATATACATCAAAGGAAGCAATATCTTGTATAATGGTGGTCTAGTGGAGAAGATGGTGTTTGTTATGCATGGGAAATTGGAGAGCATCGAAGGAGAAGATGGAATTAGAATTAGCTTAACCCAAGgggatgcttgtggtgaagaacTCTTGCAGTGGTGTTTGGAGAATTCATTACTCTACACAG CAAGCAGAAAACCAGAAAAAGTCTTGCGTAGTGAAAGGACAGTAAGGGCCTTAACAAATGTGGAGGTGTTTTCACTCCGAGCTGATGACCTTGAAGAAGTAATAATTCGTTTCTCAAGATTATTTCAAAGACCACGTGTTCAAGCAGCCCTAAG GTATGAATCACCTTATTGGAGATCCCTTGCTGCAACACGGATTCAGATGGCGTGGCGAAACAGGAAGAACCGTTTAAATC AAATTCAGGTCTAA
- the LOC112802472 gene encoding probable cyclic nucleotide-gated ion channel 20, chloroplastic isoform X6, giving the protein MANLEIEEEPMLSPPQRSHGLQGSDFRARSRSMHIPMVSHREATRTLDSVKTFPQKKSASSSFYSTATHETLHLSSSRRGGGPLRWHRAMTGRLQYNPLQAEFDSIFEGSAWRVPSFCSSCVPGVIHPDSVKQWNKIIAILSLVAIFLDPLFFFLLYVEKHLNCIVISWTMTRPLILLRSINDLVYFMNMLLQFRLAYVSAGSRLRGTDLIDDPKKIARHYLTSYFFLDLFIALPLPQIIVLFVLPRYFGASHAESLLCGVILVQYIPRLFRFLPLLIVQSPEGFIFESAWANFFINILIFILSGHVVGSCWYLFGLQRVNQCLRDACHNSVVTQCMKIIDCGYDRFSHYTSSDSEMWRNNANATACLNSSSGAFDYGIYANVVQLTTHPKIVKKYLYALYWGFQQISTLAGNQTPSDFEFEVLFIMAITGIGLLLFALLIGNIQNYLQALGQRTLEMQLRGRDVEQWMSQFHLPEDLRRKIRHVERYNWAATIGVNAEMLMENMPEDLQRDIRRHLFRFIKRVRIFSMMDEPILDAICEKLRHKIYIKGSNILYNGGLVEKMVFVMHGKLESIEGEDGIRISLTQGDACGEELLQWCLENSLLYTASRKPEKVLRSERTVRALTNVEVFSLRADDLEEVIIRFSRLFQRPRVQAALRYESPYWRSLAATRIQMAWRNRKNRLNQEIQV; this is encoded by the exons ATGGCTAACTTGGAAATAGAAGAGGAGCCAATGCTGTCACCTCCACAACGATCTCATGGACTCCAGGGTTCGGATTTTCGGGCCCGAAGCAGGTCTATGCACATTCCCATGGTCTCCCACCGAGAAGCAACTCGTACACTTGATAGTGTGAAAACCTTTCCCCAGAAGAAGAGTGCTTCATCGTCATTCTATTCCACTGCCACTCATGAAACTCTACATCTTTCTTCGTCCCGCCGCGGCGGTGGCCCACTTAGATGGCATCGTGCTATGACAGGAAGGCTTCAATATAATCCTCTTCAAGCAGAG TTTGATAGTATTTTTGAGGGTTCTGCTTGGAGAGTCCCTTCATTCTGCTCTTCATGTGTTCCTGGAGTTATACATCCTGACAGTGTAAAACAATGGAACAAGATTATAGCTATTTTAAGcttggtggcaatatttttggatccattatttttcttcttattgtaTGTTGAAAAG CATTTGAATTGCATTGTTATCAGTTGGACAATGACGAGACCACTTATTTTACTTAGAAGCATAAATGATTTAGTATATTTCATGAACATGCTTCTCCAG TTTAGGTTGGCTTATGTTTCTGCCGGGTCAAGGTTAAGGGGTACTGATTTAATTGATGATCCAAAGAAAATTGCTCGACATTACCTGACTAGTTATTTCTTTCTTGATTTGTTTATTGCACTTCCTCTACCACAG ATAATAGTATTGTTTGTGCTGCCAAGATATTTCGGAGCGAGTCATGCTGAGAGTCTTTTATGTGGAGTGATCCTTGTGCAGTATATCCCCAGGTTATTCCGATTTTTGCCTCTGCTAATTGTCCAGTCTCCAGAAGGATTCATATTTGAGTCAGCATgggcaaatttttttataaatatcctCATTTTTATACTATCTGGACATGTCGTTGGCTCTTGTTGGTACCTCTTTGGTTTGCAG AGGGTTAATCAATGTTTGCGAGATGCCTGCCATAATTCAGTTGTTACTCAATGCATGAAGATTATTGATTGTGGGTATGACCGTTTCTCACACTATACATCATCAGATTCAGAAATGTGGAGAAACAATGCAAATGCAACTGCTTGTTTGAATTCCTCTTCTGGTGCTTTTGATTATGGGATATACGCCAATGTTGTACAACTTACTACGCATCCTAAAATAGTCAAGAAGTATCTGTATGCACTGTATTGGGGCTTCCAA CAAATCAGTACCCTTGCTGGTAATCAAACCCCTAGTGATTTTGAGTTCGAAGTCCTTTTCATAATGGCAATCACAGGAATAGGACTCTTGCTTTTTGCACTTTTGATCGGAAACATACAAAACTATCTTCAAGCTCTCGGTCAGAG GACACTAGAAATGCAACTTAGAGGCCGTGATGTTGAGCAATGGATGAGCCAGTTTCACTTACCAGAAGATCTTAGAAG GAAAATAAGACATGTTGAACGGTATAATTGGGCTGCAACAATAGGGGTGAATGCGGAAATGCTTATGGAGAATATGCCAGAAGATCTCCAAAGAGACATAAGGCGTCATCTCTTCAGATTCATTAAGAGA GTTCGAATTTTTTCTATGATGGACGAGCCTATTTTAGATGCCATTTGTGAGAAGTTAAGACACAAGATATACATCAAAGGAAGCAATATCTTGTATAATGGTGGTCTAGTGGAGAAGATGGTGTTTGTTATGCATGGGAAATTGGAGAGCATCGAAGGAGAAGATGGAATTAGAATTAGCTTAACCCAAGgggatgcttgtggtgaagaacTCTTGCAGTGGTGTTTGGAGAATTCATTACTCTACACAG CAAGCAGAAAACCAGAAAAAGTCTTGCGTAGTGAAAGGACAGTAAGGGCCTTAACAAATGTGGAGGTGTTTTCACTCCGAGCTGATGACCTTGAAGAAGTAATAATTCGTTTCTCAAGATTATTTCAAAGACCACGTGTTCAAGCAGCCCTAAG GTATGAATCACCTTATTGGAGATCCCTTGCTGCAACACGGATTCAGATGGCGTGGCGAAACAGGAAGAACCGTTTAAATC AAGAAATTCAGGTCTAA
- the LOC112802472 gene encoding probable cyclic nucleotide-gated ion channel 20, chloroplastic isoform X3: MANLEIEEEPMLSPPQRSHGLQGSDFRARSRSMHIPMVSHREATRTLDSVKTFPQKKSASSSFYSTATHETLHLSSSRRGGGPLRWHRAMTGRLQYNPLQAEFDSIFEGSAWRVPSFCSSCVPGVIHPDSVKQWNKIIAILSLVAIFLDPLFFFLLYVEKHLNCIVISWTMTRPLILLRSINDLVYFMNMLLQFRLAYVSAGSRLRGTDLIDDPKKIARHYLTSYFFLDLFIALPLPQVASNPTFHVRIKHKKVDYHVIRAKVQSGFIVTHFVNSIDQLVDITKSIRNFDVHYVRITVLFLLPNVQIIVLFVLPRYFGASHAESLLCGVILVQYIPRLFRFLPLLIVQSPEGFIFESAWANFFINILIFILSGHVVGSCWYLFGLQRVNQCLRDACHNSVVTQCMKIIDCGYDRFSHYTSSDSEMWRNNANATACLNSSSGAFDYGIYANVVQLTTHPKIVKKYLYALYWGFQQISTLAGNQTPSDFEFEVLFIMAITGIGLLLFALLIGNIQNYLQALGQRTLEMQLRGRDVEQWMSQFHLPEDLRRKIRHVERYNWAATIGVNAEMLMENMPEDLQRDIRRHLFRFIKRVRIFSMMDEPILDAICEKLRHKIYIKGSNILYNGGLVEKMVFVMHGKLESIEGEDGIRISLTQGDACGEELLQWCLENSLLYTASRKPEKVLRSERTVRALTNVEVFSLRADDLEEVIIRFSRLFQRPRVQAALRYESPYWRSLAATRIQMAWRNRKNRLNQIQV; this comes from the exons ATGGCTAACTTGGAAATAGAAGAGGAGCCAATGCTGTCACCTCCACAACGATCTCATGGACTCCAGGGTTCGGATTTTCGGGCCCGAAGCAGGTCTATGCACATTCCCATGGTCTCCCACCGAGAAGCAACTCGTACACTTGATAGTGTGAAAACCTTTCCCCAGAAGAAGAGTGCTTCATCGTCATTCTATTCCACTGCCACTCATGAAACTCTACATCTTTCTTCGTCCCGCCGCGGCGGTGGCCCACTTAGATGGCATCGTGCTATGACAGGAAGGCTTCAATATAATCCTCTTCAAGCAGAG TTTGATAGTATTTTTGAGGGTTCTGCTTGGAGAGTCCCTTCATTCTGCTCTTCATGTGTTCCTGGAGTTATACATCCTGACAGTGTAAAACAATGGAACAAGATTATAGCTATTTTAAGcttggtggcaatatttttggatccattatttttcttcttattgtaTGTTGAAAAG CATTTGAATTGCATTGTTATCAGTTGGACAATGACGAGACCACTTATTTTACTTAGAAGCATAAATGATTTAGTATATTTCATGAACATGCTTCTCCAG TTTAGGTTGGCTTATGTTTCTGCCGGGTCAAGGTTAAGGGGTACTGATTTAATTGATGATCCAAAGAAAATTGCTCGACATTACCTGACTAGTTATTTCTTTCTTGATTTGTTTATTGCACTTCCTCTACCACAG GTTGCCTCAAATCCAACATTCCATGTGAGAATCAAGCATAAAAAAGTAGATTATCATGTCATTAGAGCAAAGGTTCAATCTGGATTCATTGTGACTCACTTTGTGAATTCCATTGATCAATTAGTAGATATCACAAAGTCTATTAGGAACTTCGA TGTACATTATGTGCGGATCACAGTATTGTTTCTGCTGCCAAATGTGCAGATAATAGTATTGTTTGTGCTGCCAAGATATTTCGGAGCGAGTCATGCTGAGAGTCTTTTATGTGGAGTGATCCTTGTGCAGTATATCCCCAGGTTATTCCGATTTTTGCCTCTGCTAATTGTCCAGTCTCCAGAAGGATTCATATTTGAGTCAGCATgggcaaatttttttataaatatcctCATTTTTATACTATCTGGACATGTCGTTGGCTCTTGTTGGTACCTCTTTGGTTTGCAG AGGGTTAATCAATGTTTGCGAGATGCCTGCCATAATTCAGTTGTTACTCAATGCATGAAGATTATTGATTGTGGGTATGACCGTTTCTCACACTATACATCATCAGATTCAGAAATGTGGAGAAACAATGCAAATGCAACTGCTTGTTTGAATTCCTCTTCTGGTGCTTTTGATTATGGGATATACGCCAATGTTGTACAACTTACTACGCATCCTAAAATAGTCAAGAAGTATCTGTATGCACTGTATTGGGGCTTCCAA CAAATCAGTACCCTTGCTGGTAATCAAACCCCTAGTGATTTTGAGTTCGAAGTCCTTTTCATAATGGCAATCACAGGAATAGGACTCTTGCTTTTTGCACTTTTGATCGGAAACATACAAAACTATCTTCAAGCTCTCGGTCAGAG GACACTAGAAATGCAACTTAGAGGCCGTGATGTTGAGCAATGGATGAGCCAGTTTCACTTACCAGAAGATCTTAGAAG GAAAATAAGACATGTTGAACGGTATAATTGGGCTGCAACAATAGGGGTGAATGCGGAAATGCTTATGGAGAATATGCCAGAAGATCTCCAAAGAGACATAAGGCGTCATCTCTTCAGATTCATTAAGAGA GTTCGAATTTTTTCTATGATGGACGAGCCTATTTTAGATGCCATTTGTGAGAAGTTAAGACACAAGATATACATCAAAGGAAGCAATATCTTGTATAATGGTGGTCTAGTGGAGAAGATGGTGTTTGTTATGCATGGGAAATTGGAGAGCATCGAAGGAGAAGATGGAATTAGAATTAGCTTAACCCAAGgggatgcttgtggtgaagaacTCTTGCAGTGGTGTTTGGAGAATTCATTACTCTACACAG CAAGCAGAAAACCAGAAAAAGTCTTGCGTAGTGAAAGGACAGTAAGGGCCTTAACAAATGTGGAGGTGTTTTCACTCCGAGCTGATGACCTTGAAGAAGTAATAATTCGTTTCTCAAGATTATTTCAAAGACCACGTGTTCAAGCAGCCCTAAG GTATGAATCACCTTATTGGAGATCCCTTGCTGCAACACGGATTCAGATGGCGTGGCGAAACAGGAAGAACCGTTTAAATC AAATTCAGGTCTAA
- the LOC112802472 gene encoding probable cyclic nucleotide-gated ion channel 20, chloroplastic isoform X2, with translation MANLEIEEEPMLSPPQRSHGLQGSDFRARSRSMHIPMVSHREATRTLDSVKTFPQKKSASSSFYSTATHETLHLSSSRRGGGPLRWHRAMTGRLQYNPLQAEFDSIFEGSAWRVPSFCSSCVPGVIHPDSVKQWNKIIAILSLVAIFLDPLFFFLLYVEKHLNCIVISWTMTRPLILLRSINDLVYFMNMLLQFRLAYVSAGSRLRGTDLIDDPKKIARHYLTSYFFLDLFIALPLPQVASNPTFHVRIKHKKVDYHVIRAKVQSGFIVTHFVNSIDQLVDITKSIRNFDVHYVRITVLFLLPNVQIIVLFVLPRYFGASHAESLLCGVILVQYIPRLFRFLPLLIVQSPEGFIFESAWANFFINILIFILSGHVVGSCWYLFGLQRVNQCLRDACHNSVVTQCMKIIDCGYDRFSHYTSSDSEMWRNNANATACLNSSSGAFDYGIYANVVQLTTHPKIVKKYLYALYWGFQQISTLAGNQTPSDFEFEVLFIMAITGIGLLLFALLIGNIQNYLQALGQRTLEMQLRGRDVEQWMSQFHLPEDLRRKIRHVERYNWAATIGVNAEMLMENMPEDLQRDIRRHLFRFIKRVRIFSMMDEPILDAICEKLRHKIYIKGSNILYNGGLVEKMVFVMHGKLESIEGEDGIRISLTQGDACGEELLQWCLENSLLYTASRKPEKVLRSERTVRALTNVEVFSLRADDLEEVIIRFSRLFQRPRVQAALRYESPYWRSLAATRIQMAWRNRKNRLNQEIQV, from the exons ATGGCTAACTTGGAAATAGAAGAGGAGCCAATGCTGTCACCTCCACAACGATCTCATGGACTCCAGGGTTCGGATTTTCGGGCCCGAAGCAGGTCTATGCACATTCCCATGGTCTCCCACCGAGAAGCAACTCGTACACTTGATAGTGTGAAAACCTTTCCCCAGAAGAAGAGTGCTTCATCGTCATTCTATTCCACTGCCACTCATGAAACTCTACATCTTTCTTCGTCCCGCCGCGGCGGTGGCCCACTTAGATGGCATCGTGCTATGACAGGAAGGCTTCAATATAATCCTCTTCAAGCAGAG TTTGATAGTATTTTTGAGGGTTCTGCTTGGAGAGTCCCTTCATTCTGCTCTTCATGTGTTCCTGGAGTTATACATCCTGACAGTGTAAAACAATGGAACAAGATTATAGCTATTTTAAGcttggtggcaatatttttggatccattatttttcttcttattgtaTGTTGAAAAG CATTTGAATTGCATTGTTATCAGTTGGACAATGACGAGACCACTTATTTTACTTAGAAGCATAAATGATTTAGTATATTTCATGAACATGCTTCTCCAG TTTAGGTTGGCTTATGTTTCTGCCGGGTCAAGGTTAAGGGGTACTGATTTAATTGATGATCCAAAGAAAATTGCTCGACATTACCTGACTAGTTATTTCTTTCTTGATTTGTTTATTGCACTTCCTCTACCACAG GTTGCCTCAAATCCAACATTCCATGTGAGAATCAAGCATAAAAAAGTAGATTATCATGTCATTAGAGCAAAGGTTCAATCTGGATTCATTGTGACTCACTTTGTGAATTCCATTGATCAATTAGTAGATATCACAAAGTCTATTAGGAACTTCGA TGTACATTATGTGCGGATCACAGTATTGTTTCTGCTGCCAAATGTGCAGATAATAGTATTGTTTGTGCTGCCAAGATATTTCGGAGCGAGTCATGCTGAGAGTCTTTTATGTGGAGTGATCCTTGTGCAGTATATCCCCAGGTTATTCCGATTTTTGCCTCTGCTAATTGTCCAGTCTCCAGAAGGATTCATATTTGAGTCAGCATgggcaaatttttttataaatatcctCATTTTTATACTATCTGGACATGTCGTTGGCTCTTGTTGGTACCTCTTTGGTTTGCAG AGGGTTAATCAATGTTTGCGAGATGCCTGCCATAATTCAGTTGTTACTCAATGCATGAAGATTATTGATTGTGGGTATGACCGTTTCTCACACTATACATCATCAGATTCAGAAATGTGGAGAAACAATGCAAATGCAACTGCTTGTTTGAATTCCTCTTCTGGTGCTTTTGATTATGGGATATACGCCAATGTTGTACAACTTACTACGCATCCTAAAATAGTCAAGAAGTATCTGTATGCACTGTATTGGGGCTTCCAA CAAATCAGTACCCTTGCTGGTAATCAAACCCCTAGTGATTTTGAGTTCGAAGTCCTTTTCATAATGGCAATCACAGGAATAGGACTCTTGCTTTTTGCACTTTTGATCGGAAACATACAAAACTATCTTCAAGCTCTCGGTCAGAG GACACTAGAAATGCAACTTAGAGGCCGTGATGTTGAGCAATGGATGAGCCAGTTTCACTTACCAGAAGATCTTAGAAG GAAAATAAGACATGTTGAACGGTATAATTGGGCTGCAACAATAGGGGTGAATGCGGAAATGCTTATGGAGAATATGCCAGAAGATCTCCAAAGAGACATAAGGCGTCATCTCTTCAGATTCATTAAGAGA GTTCGAATTTTTTCTATGATGGACGAGCCTATTTTAGATGCCATTTGTGAGAAGTTAAGACACAAGATATACATCAAAGGAAGCAATATCTTGTATAATGGTGGTCTAGTGGAGAAGATGGTGTTTGTTATGCATGGGAAATTGGAGAGCATCGAAGGAGAAGATGGAATTAGAATTAGCTTAACCCAAGgggatgcttgtggtgaagaacTCTTGCAGTGGTGTTTGGAGAATTCATTACTCTACACAG CAAGCAGAAAACCAGAAAAAGTCTTGCGTAGTGAAAGGACAGTAAGGGCCTTAACAAATGTGGAGGTGTTTTCACTCCGAGCTGATGACCTTGAAGAAGTAATAATTCGTTTCTCAAGATTATTTCAAAGACCACGTGTTCAAGCAGCCCTAAG GTATGAATCACCTTATTGGAGATCCCTTGCTGCAACACGGATTCAGATGGCGTGGCGAAACAGGAAGAACCGTTTAAATC AAGAAATTCAGGTCTAA